In the Afipia sp. GAS231 genome, AGGAGGGTGGGCAAGGACGCAGGCGGAATCGCGGGGGCAGTCATGGGGGCAGCCTTGGCCGCTCCACCCCGAACTCCCAACATTTCGCTGCGAATCAGCATTGCCAGACCCTTGAGAAGCCGGAATCCTCGGCCAAAACCGTTGACGGTTCGTTGCCGGGACCTCACTTCCCCGCCGTTCTAGACGAGAAATATGACCGTCCGCAACGCCAAAAGATGGTCAGCAGGGATGACCTAATCGCCTCCGGCTCCATCCGGGTACGGGCCGCGGTATCCCAATCACGCCTGCGCAGGCTCGGTTTTCGGCTCGGCCTGCGGCGCCTCGAACAAGTCAGGCACTTTCTTGTACCAGTCCAACAGCCGGGCCGCCGCCACCATGATCGCGATGCCGACCAGGCTGACGAAAAGCTGCTCGGCAATGCCCTTGGAATACTGGGTGAGGAGCCAGTGCGCCGAAAACGACAGGAATATTCCGAGGCAGAATATCGGCAGCGAATGCCGGCCGCAGGCCATCAGCGGCCATAGCCACTTCGACGTCAACGGCGGCCAGTTCTTCGGCACGAACCGGACCACCACCAGAGCCAGCGCCAGGAAATGCGTGAAGCGCAGCATGTCGAGATCGGACTTGTCGATCGGATAGATCACCTTGATCAGCCACTTCGGCACCAGCGACCCCAAAAAATCACTGTGCCAGGTCATCACGATCAGAAACGCAAACACAAGCCAGGCCACGGCCACCACGAACGCGGCGCGGGAGCGGATCAGAAATTGCAGATGGGCGATGCCGCCAAGACCGCACCAGGCGGCAAACACGAACAGCATCTGCCAGGCAAACGGATTGAAATACCAGCTCGACCCGGCCGGATAGGACGGCAGGTTCCAGTCGAACCAGCGCGCCGCGATGTACAGCACGACCGAACCTGATAGCGCGAGCGCCGGACGCCTTATCAGGCACCACAGGATCAAGGGCGATGCGAACAATAGCGCCATATAGAGCGGCAACACGTCGAAATTGACCGGCTTGTACTTCAGCGACAGCGCCTGCCCGATCATCACGTCGGGATGCTGCAGAAAGTTGAAGACGTTGAATTCATTCTCGTACATCGGGTTGTCGGAACGCCTGGCGGTGCGTGCGACCTGCGCCGTAAAGAGCAGGAACAGGAAGATGTGGGCGATGTACAATTGCCAGACCCGCTTCATCAGCCGCTTGGTGGCGGCCAGAAAATGGCCGCCACGCACCGCCGGACCGTAGATGAAGCCGGCGAGGTAGCCGGAGATGAACACGAAGAACTCGGCCGCATCGCTGAAGCCGTAATTGCGCAGTGTCAGCCAGCTGACGATGTCGTGCGGAATATGGTCGAGAAAAACCATCCACTGCCCGATGCCACGAAACAGATCGAGCCGCAGGTCGCGTTCGGGCGGCCGCAGGGCGGATAGATCCTGCTGGTTGGCGGAAATGATCTGGTCCATGGCGAGTGACCCCGTTTAGTAGAAGCCGGTGGCAATTCGTTGGCGCAGCCTGCTGCGAATCCGGCACCGTGCATGGTATACCGCAACGAAGGCGTAGCCGGTGGGCAAAGCGATAGTACCGTAGGGTGGGCAAAGGCGCTTTTGCGCCATGCCCACCATGCATCGACAGATCGCATCAGATCTGGGGGGCACGCTTAGGCTCACATCGCCAACTCACTCGATGAGATAAATCGGGCTCGACCAGGCTTGATGACCGTCAGCCTGTGTCACGCGCAGGTAGATTGGCATGTCGCGGCCGCCCGCAAAGCTTACCTTGTGGTCAAGGGTAACACGGCGGCTGAAGTCAGCCTCAGGCAGACGATAAATGCTCAGTTGCCTGCCAAGACCGCCGCCTTCGAACGCGACGGTGCGATCGGCGAGTGCATCCATATCCACCATCCCCGACACCACATTGGTCTCGATGTCGAGCGAGCCTGAGTCCGCCTCGTCAAGCCAAAGGTCGATGCCTGCCAGATTGCCGGTCGTAACCGAACTCCAGGCCAACGCGCTCCCCGGTGCCGTCTCTCGCACCACCCGCTCGGGGTTGAGGAAATTGACGGGCGCAAACCGTGCAATACGATTGCCCGTGACGGTCAGCCTGCCCTCCCACAGGGTCTCGCGGCCACGTCCCCGATACTCGGCGCCTTGCCACAGCAAGCGCACGCGCCGTCCGAGATCGGATGCGCCAAACGGACGAAACGTCTCTGCGAGGAAGCTTCCATGCAGGACGTCGACCCGCTCGATCGGCGCGGTTCCGATTACTTCCGCGGCGAGATGCATCGGCACGCGGCCCGGACGAATGATGTCTCCCATCACGGCCTGTTGAACCGCGAATTCGCCGGCCGGCCCGAGCTGTGGATCTTCAGAAAAGCCGGTGACCGGCAGATCGAACGAGGCGTGCAGATCCATGAAGATCCGTACCCCGGTGGTCCCATAATGCCGCCGTCGCCGCAACGCCTCGAACAGAGCATCGCGCGTCAGTTCCGGCATGAAATAGCAGGTAAGGCCGCCGATCGCGCCAAAGCTGGACGCTCCCGGGCGGGTCGCACCGGGCCGTCCCTTGTGATCGTCGCTGTGACAGACAACGCCTACGCGATAGCCTTTCTCGAACGCATCGTGCAGAAGCCATTCGAAGGTACCCCATGTCGAGTGGACCTCGACGGCCCGCTCCAGTCGGCCATCATGGGCATATTTCAGATCCGCGTAACGCCCACCGACATGCGCGATGACAACGGTGTCAGTGCCTTCCAGTTCACGGAACAGCGCGTCGGCGGTGTACACGGCATCCGTCGAGGTCTGCCCCTGGACCAGAATGTGCGACGACCGCCGGATCGGGCTGCCTTCGCGGCGGTAAAAGACATTGCGATCACCGCCCATGCCGGTATTGCCCGACCATTCGTATCCCGGGAGGCAAACAAACCGGCCGGGAACATCAAACCCGGCCGTCAGCCGGTTGAGTTCATTCCAGAAGGCGTCGGTAATCTGGAAATCGTTGCCCTGATGTCCGACGATATCGACGAAGGCGGCGTCGCGCGCGTAACGGAAATAGGCGTCGGCCGTGCCCATCCCGATGGTTTCACCGCTCTGTCCGTGCAGGTCACCCCAATAGCGGCGCAGCGTTGTGTGCTGCACGACGCGCAGCGGATTGGCGCGCGCCAGCTCTTCACCTCCCGCCATCAGCCGCAGGTCGACATCGCCTTCCGTGCCGGCAACCAGGTTTTCGATTGCACAGGGAACGTCACCTTTTTTGATCACGATTCCGGCCGGCATTCCTTGCAGACCATGCGACGATACGAGATCGAAACTCTGATCGGCGTCAGGCGTGGGGTTGCCCCATTTGTCTTCGGCGACGATACCCAGGCGAAACGGCTCACCGACAACCGCAAGCGACGGCAGGATCGCCTTCCAACTCACTGCCAGCCCCGGTATGAGGTCGAAAGCCGGCTGTACCGGCAGTTCGCAGAACTCGTACGCTGCAAACGCGTCAACCGAGGTCCTCAGTTCGACATTCGCCTCGGCGTTGGTCTGCAACCGGAAACCGGGCGATCCCTTTCGGCGATCGCCCAAACGTACCGTCAACGTGTCCCCTGCGCGCAAATAGCCGCGGCCGACCCGGATCAGGAGAGTGTTGGCAAAGGGCCGGACGTTAAGCCTGTCGAACCACACTTCAAGCCTGGCGCCGTTGCTGGCCTCGACGGTTGTAAAATTGGCCGCCTGTGGCTTGTCGAACTGCGGCTTGCTCATGTCGGACGTGGTCCGCCACGATATCTTCACCATGCCGGTGTCATCGATGCCGAAGGTGCCGGCGACATAGGTGAGGGTCAGCTCCGCATAGGAGCCCGCGACAAATGGACCAGCGGGAGTCAACTTGGCTGAACCCAT is a window encoding:
- a CDS encoding DUF3604 domain-containing protein, producing the protein MPFSTYLPEQMGSAKLTPAGPFVAGSYAELTLTYVAGTFGIDDTGMVKISWRTTSDMSKPQFDKPQAANFTTVEASNGARLEVWFDRLNVRPFANTLLIRVGRGYLRAGDTLTVRLGDRRKGSPGFRLQTNAEANVELRTSVDAFAAYEFCELPVQPAFDLIPGLAVSWKAILPSLAVVGEPFRLGIVAEDKWGNPTPDADQSFDLVSSHGLQGMPAGIVIKKGDVPCAIENLVAGTEGDVDLRLMAGGEELARANPLRVVQHTTLRRYWGDLHGQSGETIGMGTADAYFRYARDAAFVDIVGHQGNDFQITDAFWNELNRLTAGFDVPGRFVCLPGYEWSGNTGMGGDRNVFYRREGSPIRRSSHILVQGQTSTDAVYTADALFRELEGTDTVVIAHVGGRYADLKYAHDGRLERAVEVHSTWGTFEWLLHDAFEKGYRVGVVCHSDDHKGRPGATRPGASSFGAIGGLTCYFMPELTRDALFEALRRRRHYGTTGVRIFMDLHASFDLPVTGFSEDPQLGPAGEFAVQQAVMGDIIRPGRVPMHLAAEVIGTAPIERVDVLHGSFLAETFRPFGASDLGRRVRLLWQGAEYRGRGRETLWEGRLTVTGNRIARFAPVNFLNPERVVRETAPGSALAWSSVTTGNLAGIDLWLDEADSGSLDIETNVVSGMVDMDALADRTVAFEGGGLGRQLSIYRLPEADFSRRVTLDHKVSFAGGRDMPIYLRVTQADGHQAWSSPIYLIE
- a CDS encoding OpgC domain-containing protein, yielding MISANQQDLSALRPPERDLRLDLFRGIGQWMVFLDHIPHDIVSWLTLRNYGFSDAAEFFVFISGYLAGFIYGPAVRGGHFLAATKRLMKRVWQLYIAHIFLFLLFTAQVARTARRSDNPMYENEFNVFNFLQHPDVMIGQALSLKYKPVNFDVLPLYMALLFASPLILWCLIRRPALALSGSVVLYIAARWFDWNLPSYPAGSSWYFNPFAWQMLFVFAAWCGLGGIAHLQFLIRSRAAFVVAVAWLVFAFLIVMTWHSDFLGSLVPKWLIKVIYPIDKSDLDMLRFTHFLALALVVVRFVPKNWPPLTSKWLWPLMACGRHSLPIFCLGIFLSFSAHWLLTQYSKGIAEQLFVSLVGIAIMVAAARLLDWYKKVPDLFEAPQAEPKTEPAQA